A single region of the Halorussus gelatinilyticus genome encodes:
- a CDS encoding ketopantoate reductase family protein: MDIVVFGAGSLGSLVGGLLAREHAVTLVGRDPHVAAVRESGLRVSGEYDFTVAPEATTDGTDLDADLAVVTVKAFDTEDAAETLATGRIDAVLSLQNGMGNEETLARPLDCPVLAGTATYGAVRREPGAVECTGRGEVVLGPREGGTSETADGAGRALAAAGIETTVADDMPRRLWEKLAVNAGINATTALARVENGALLDGPAREVAGDAARETARVARAEGVELGESEAVRAVERVAEATAANTSSMRQDVQAGRRTEVEAINGYVFSCARERGVSVPVNRTLTKLLRAWERERPQD; this comes from the coding sequence ATGGACATCGTCGTGTTCGGCGCGGGAAGCCTCGGGAGTCTCGTCGGCGGACTCCTCGCCCGCGAACACGCGGTCACGTTGGTCGGACGCGACCCGCACGTCGCGGCGGTCCGGGAGTCGGGCCTGCGCGTGAGCGGGGAGTACGACTTCACGGTCGCCCCCGAGGCGACCACCGACGGGACCGACCTCGACGCCGACCTCGCGGTGGTGACGGTCAAGGCGTTCGACACCGAAGACGCCGCCGAGACGCTCGCCACGGGCCGAATCGACGCTGTGCTCTCTCTCCAGAACGGCATGGGAAACGAGGAGACGCTGGCCCGACCGCTCGACTGTCCGGTCCTCGCGGGCACCGCGACGTACGGCGCGGTCCGGCGGGAACCGGGCGCGGTCGAGTGTACCGGTCGCGGCGAAGTCGTCCTCGGCCCGCGCGAGGGCGGGACCTCCGAGACGGCCGACGGGGCGGGCCGAGCCCTCGCCGCGGCCGGAATCGAGACCACCGTCGCCGACGACATGCCCCGCCGCCTCTGGGAGAAACTGGCGGTCAACGCGGGCATCAACGCGACGACGGCGCTGGCCCGCGTCGAGAACGGCGCGCTACTGGACGGTCCGGCCCGCGAGGTCGCGGGCGACGCGGCCCGCGAGACCGCTCGCGTCGCTCGCGCCGAGGGCGTCGAACTGGGCGAGAGCGAGGCCGTCCGAGCGGTCGAGCGCGTCGCCGAGGCGACCGCCGCGAATACCTCTTCGATGAGACAGGACGTGCAGGCGGGTAGACGGACCGAAGTCGAAGCCATCAACGGATACGTTTTCTCGTGCGCGCGCGAGCGAGGCGTCTCGGTGCCGGTCAATCGCACCTTAACGAAATTGCTCCGAGCTTGGGAGCGCGAGCGCCCGCAGGATTGA
- a CDS encoding DUF7556 family protein, translating to MAHNTATPSNSVAQNEVMASLDDDGRTERLIIADTTADGAWLSVPVSGSVDLQSWQ from the coding sequence ATGGCCCACAACACGGCCACTCCGTCGAATTCGGTCGCACAGAACGAGGTTATGGCCTCGTTAGACGACGATGGTCGCACGGAGCGACTCATCATCGCCGACACGACCGCCGACGGCGCGTGGCTTTCGGTCCCCGTTTCCGGAAGCGTAGACCTCCAGAGCTGGCAGTAG
- a CDS encoding ABC transporter substrate-binding protein produces the protein MREPSASRLTRRSLLKGTGAAGVGAFLAGCTGDGASDGTQTSETGGSGTTTETTAAESTATETGGGHSVSMSPVGTVVFDAVPEEVFTVFPQYADMAVALGHGDAVNSVYVPEMSGTTMNHYNHHLDGVSFDWKGLHDPLSNGFSKELLYKLGSDVHLTDPAWATTQSNWDRSDVEEIGSQIAPWFGNFYSGTHSPAPDGYGNYQYYDLWELFGKVAAVFRERERYEALAEVHSNLVSSIREKLPPKEERPSVVRVTLAQDGQSFYTYHLNKPGYWLADTRPLGANDAFADEDWQNLWGTVDYETMLKADPDVILHLWGITPRYSMADTRSKLENHSSGSQLTAVQNDRVYAAGMRYQGPIMNLFQIEMGAKQLYPDLFGEWPRYEDGDHYPEIPEDEWLFDRNEVADIVTGGGR, from the coding sequence ATGCGAGAACCATCGGCTTCGAGACTGACGCGGCGGAGTTTGCTAAAGGGCACGGGCGCGGCCGGCGTTGGCGCGTTCCTCGCCGGATGTACGGGCGACGGAGCGAGCGACGGAACGCAGACGAGTGAGACCGGAGGGTCGGGGACGACGACCGAGACGACCGCGGCCGAGTCCACCGCGACGGAGACCGGCGGCGGCCACTCGGTGTCGATGTCCCCGGTGGGCACCGTCGTGTTCGACGCCGTGCCCGAGGAGGTCTTCACCGTCTTCCCCCAGTACGCGGACATGGCGGTCGCGCTCGGCCACGGCGACGCGGTGAACTCGGTGTACGTGCCGGAGATGTCGGGCACGACGATGAACCACTACAACCACCACCTCGACGGCGTCTCGTTCGACTGGAAAGGGCTTCACGACCCGCTGAGTAACGGGTTCTCGAAGGAGTTGCTGTACAAACTCGGTAGCGACGTCCACCTGACCGACCCCGCGTGGGCGACCACTCAGAGCAACTGGGACCGGTCGGACGTGGAGGAGATCGGCTCCCAAATCGCGCCGTGGTTCGGCAACTTCTACAGCGGCACGCACTCCCCGGCCCCGGACGGGTACGGCAACTACCAGTACTACGACCTCTGGGAACTGTTCGGGAAAGTCGCGGCGGTGTTCCGCGAGCGCGAGCGGTACGAGGCGCTCGCGGAGGTCCACTCGAACCTCGTCTCCTCGATTCGAGAGAAACTTCCGCCGAAGGAGGAGCGCCCGAGCGTCGTCCGGGTCACGCTCGCGCAGGACGGCCAGTCGTTCTACACCTATCACCTCAACAAACCGGGGTACTGGCTGGCCGACACCCGGCCGCTCGGTGCGAACGACGCCTTCGCCGACGAGGACTGGCAGAACCTCTGGGGCACCGTCGATTACGAGACGATGCTGAAGGCGGACCCCGACGTCATCCTCCACCTGTGGGGCATCACGCCGAGATACAGCATGGCCGACACGCGCTCGAAGCTCGAAAACCACTCCAGCGGGAGCCAACTGACCGCGGTGCAGAACGACCGCGTGTACGCCGCGGGGATGCGGTATCAAGGTCCAATCATGAACCTGTTCCAGATAGAGATGGGTGCCAAACAGCTCTACCCCGACCTGTTCGGCGAGTGGCCCCGCTACGAGGACGGCGACCACTACCCGGAGATTCCCGAAGACGAGTGGCTGTTCGACCGGAACGAGGTCGCCGACATCGTGACCGGAGGCGGCCGGTAG
- a CDS encoding DNA polymerase II large subunit, giving the protein MRAEDERYFEDLEADLDEAFDVAREARENSGDPKPEVEIPVAKDMADRVENILGIDGVAERVRELEGEMSREEAALELAEDFAEGRVGDYESKAGKVEGAVRTAVALLTEGVVAAPIEGIDMVEVLENDDGTEFVNVYYAGPIRSAGGTAQALSVLVADYTRALVGMSEYEARDDEIERYAEEINLYDKETGLQYSPKDKETKFIAEHMPIMLDGESTGDEEVSGFRDLERVDTNNARGGMCLVLAEGIALKAPKIQRYTRNLDEIDWPWLQDLIDGTIGKDDADEGESDDEDADEGDESETDAAEADAEDEIEDASGPPRVEPATKFLRDLIAGRPVFGHPSESGGFRLRYGRARNHGFATAGVHPATMHLVDDFLATGTQIKTERPGKAAGVVPVDSIEGPTVRLANGDVRRIDDPDEALELRNGVEKILDLGEYLVNYGEFVENNHPLAPASYTVEWWEQDFEAAGADVQALRDSPSVNLSDPTPDEALEWATDYDCPLHPKYTYLWHDATVEQFEALAETVADGEVVGGDLYVEFTEEAVRTALECLLVPHKQEETEIRIPEWRPLARSLGVTDDLEKTWDDLSAEARNWGEDEDGDNAVRAVNEVAPFEVRERAPTRIGNRMGRPEKSEERELSPAVHTLFPIGEAGGSQRDVAAAAKHAPDMESTPGLVDAQVGRRECEDCGEHTFECKCPECGGNTFAHFECPECGSVVELDESGRAVCDRCEVEATPVERRTIDVNDEFRSALESVGERENAFDTLKGVKGLSSSYKTPEPIEKGVLRAKHDVSAFKDGTVRYDMTDLPVTSVRPAELDVTADHFRSLGYDEDVHGDPLRHDDQLVELKVQDIVLSDGAAEHLLQTADFVDDLLEQYYGLDPFYELDERDDLVGELVFGMAPHTSAAVVGRIVGFTSAAVGYAHPYFHAAKRRNCDGDEDCVMLLMDGLLNFSKEFLPDKRGGQMDAPLVMSSRIDPSEIDDEAHNMDIVRQYPREFYEATREMADPEAVEDVMTIAEETLGTDREYTDFHHSHDTSDLALGPDLSAYKTLGSMMDKMDAQLELARKLRSVDETDVAERVIEYHFLPDLIGNLRAFSRQETRCLDCGQKYRRMPLTKECRDCGGQVNLTVHQGSVNKYMETAIQVADKYDCREYTKQRLEIMDRRLESIFENDKNKQGSIADFM; this is encoded by the coding sequence ATGCGGGCCGAGGACGAGCGATACTTCGAGGACCTGGAGGCAGACTTAGACGAGGCGTTCGACGTGGCCCGCGAGGCGCGCGAAAACAGCGGCGACCCCAAACCCGAGGTCGAGATTCCGGTCGCCAAGGACATGGCCGACCGCGTCGAGAACATCCTCGGCATCGACGGGGTGGCCGAGCGCGTCCGCGAGTTGGAAGGCGAGATGAGTCGCGAGGAGGCCGCGCTCGAACTCGCCGAGGACTTCGCGGAGGGTCGCGTCGGCGACTACGAGAGCAAGGCCGGAAAGGTCGAGGGTGCGGTCCGGACCGCGGTGGCGCTCTTGACCGAGGGCGTCGTCGCCGCGCCCATCGAGGGCATCGACATGGTGGAAGTCCTCGAAAACGACGACGGCACCGAGTTCGTCAACGTCTACTACGCCGGGCCGATTCGCTCGGCCGGCGGGACCGCTCAGGCCCTGTCGGTCCTCGTGGCCGACTACACCCGCGCGCTGGTCGGCATGTCGGAGTACGAGGCCCGCGACGACGAGATAGAACGCTACGCCGAGGAGATTAACCTCTACGACAAGGAGACCGGGCTTCAGTACTCGCCGAAGGACAAGGAGACCAAGTTCATCGCCGAACACATGCCCATCATGCTCGACGGGGAATCGACCGGCGACGAGGAGGTCTCGGGCTTTCGGGACCTCGAACGGGTCGATACCAACAACGCCCGCGGTGGCATGTGTCTGGTCCTCGCGGAGGGCATCGCGCTCAAGGCACCCAAGATTCAGCGCTACACCCGGAATCTCGACGAAATCGACTGGCCGTGGTTGCAGGACCTCATCGACGGCACCATCGGGAAGGACGACGCCGACGAAGGCGAGAGCGACGACGAAGACGCCGACGAGGGCGACGAGTCCGAGACCGACGCCGCCGAAGCGGACGCCGAGGACGAAATCGAGGACGCCTCCGGCCCGCCCCGCGTCGAACCCGCCACGAAGTTCCTCCGGGACCTCATCGCCGGACGCCCGGTCTTCGGGCACCCGAGCGAGTCCGGGGGATTCCGCCTGCGCTACGGCCGGGCGCGTAACCACGGCTTCGCGACCGCGGGCGTCCACCCCGCGACGATGCACCTCGTGGACGATTTCCTCGCTACCGGAACGCAGATCAAGACCGAGCGCCCCGGCAAGGCCGCGGGCGTCGTGCCCGTGGACTCCATCGAAGGCCCCACGGTGCGACTCGCCAACGGCGACGTGCGGCGCATCGACGACCCCGACGAGGCGCTGGAACTCCGGAACGGCGTCGAGAAGATTCTGGACCTCGGGGAATATCTGGTCAACTACGGCGAGTTCGTGGAGAACAACCACCCGCTCGCGCCCGCCTCCTACACCGTCGAGTGGTGGGAACAGGACTTCGAGGCGGCGGGCGCGGACGTACAGGCGCTTCGGGACTCTCCGAGCGTCAACCTCTCGGACCCGACCCCCGACGAGGCGCTGGAATGGGCCACCGACTACGACTGCCCGCTCCATCCGAAGTACACCTACCTCTGGCACGACGCCACCGTCGAGCAGTTCGAGGCGCTCGCCGAGACGGTCGCCGACGGCGAGGTCGTGGGCGGCGACCTCTACGTCGAGTTCACCGAGGAAGCCGTCCGGACTGCGCTCGAATGTCTCCTCGTCCCGCACAAGCAGGAGGAGACCGAGATTCGCATCCCGGAGTGGCGACCGCTCGCCCGGTCGCTCGGAGTCACCGACGACCTCGAAAAGACGTGGGACGACCTCTCCGCGGAGGCTCGAAACTGGGGCGAGGACGAGGACGGCGACAACGCGGTCCGCGCCGTCAACGAGGTCGCGCCCTTCGAGGTCCGGGAGCGCGCCCCGACCCGCATCGGCAACCGGATGGGTCGCCCCGAGAAGTCCGAGGAGCGCGAACTCTCGCCCGCGGTCCACACCCTCTTCCCCATCGGCGAGGCGGGCGGCAGTCAGCGCGACGTGGCCGCCGCCGCGAAACACGCCCCCGATATGGAGAGCACGCCCGGACTGGTCGACGCGCAGGTCGGTCGCCGGGAGTGCGAGGACTGCGGCGAACACACCTTCGAGTGTAAGTGTCCCGAGTGCGGCGGCAACACCTTCGCCCACTTCGAATGCCCCGAGTGCGGTTCAGTGGTCGAGTTAGACGAGTCGGGGCGGGCGGTCTGCGACCGCTGCGAGGTCGAGGCCACGCCGGTCGAGCGCCGGACCATCGACGTGAACGACGAGTTCCGCTCGGCGCTCGAATCGGTCGGCGAGCGCGAGAACGCCTTCGACACGCTCAAAGGCGTCAAAGGACTGTCGTCGTCGTACAAGACGCCCGAACCCATCGAGAAGGGCGTTCTCAGAGCCAAGCACGACGTGTCGGCGTTCAAGGACGGGACGGTCCGCTACGACATGACCGACCTGCCGGTCACGAGCGTCCGGCCCGCGGAACTCGACGTGACCGCCGACCACTTCCGGTCGCTGGGCTACGACGAGGACGTTCACGGCGACCCGCTCCGCCACGACGACCAACTGGTCGAACTCAAGGTGCAGGACATCGTCCTCTCGGACGGCGCGGCCGAACACCTCCTGCAGACCGCCGACTTCGTGGACGACCTGCTGGAGCAGTATTACGGTCTCGACCCCTTCTACGAACTCGACGAGCGCGACGACCTCGTCGGCGAGTTGGTCTTCGGGATGGCTCCCCACACCTCCGCGGCCGTGGTCGGTCGAATCGTGGGGTTCACGTCCGCGGCCGTCGGGTACGCCCACCCTTATTTCCACGCAGCAAAAAGACGTAATTGCGACGGCGACGAGGACTGCGTGATGCTCCTGATGGACGGGCTTTTGAACTTCAGCAAGGAGTTCCTCCCCGACAAGCGCGGCGGTCAGATGGACGCGCCCCTCGTCATGTCCTCGCGTATCGACCCCTCCGAAATCGACGACGAGGCGCACAACATGGACATCGTGCGCCAGTACCCCCGCGAGTTCTACGAGGCGACCCGCGAGATGGCCGACCCCGAGGCGGTCGAGGACGTGATGACCATCGCCGAGGAGACCCTCGGCACCGACCGCGAGTACACCGACTTCCACCACAGCCACGACACCTCGGACCTCGCGTTGGGGCCGGACCTCTCGGCGTACAAGACGCTGGGTTCGATGATGGACAAGATGGACGCCCAGTTGGAGCTCGCCCGGAAACTGCGCTCGGTGGACGAGACCGACGTGGCCGAGCGCGTCATCGAGTACCACTTCCTGCCGGACCTCATCGGCAACCTCCGGGCGTTCTCCCGCCAGGAGACCAGATGTCTCGACTGCGGTCAGAAGTACCGCCGGATGCCCCTGACCAAGGAGTGTCGGGACTGCGGCGGGCAGGTCAACCTGACGGTGCATCAGGGGTCGGTGAACAAGTACATGGAGACCGCGATTCAGGTCGCCGACAAGTACGACTGCCGGGAGTACACGAAACAGCGCCTCGAAATTATGGACCGCAGGCTGGAGTCCATCTTCGAGAACGACAAGAACAAGCAGGGGAGCATCGCGGACTTCATGTGA
- a CDS encoding NifU family protein — protein sequence MSTETQDDGDDLEERVSNFLRRNFPQIQMHGGSAAIQNIDRETGSVHIQLGGACSGCGISPMTIQAIKSRMVKEIPEIEKVNAETGMGGDGGHGGGGGMSPSFPGETSDDGDDDEGPQAPF from the coding sequence ATGAGCACCGAGACTCAGGACGACGGGGACGACCTCGAAGAGCGCGTCAGCAACTTCCTGCGGCGCAACTTCCCCCAGATTCAGATGCACGGCGGGAGCGCGGCCATCCAGAACATCGACCGCGAGACCGGGTCTGTCCACATCCAGTTGGGCGGCGCGTGCAGCGGTTGCGGCATCTCGCCGATGACGATTCAGGCCATCAAGAGCCGGATGGTCAAGGAGATTCCCGAGATCGAGAAAGTCAACGCCGAGACCGGAATGGGCGGCGACGGCGGCCACGGCGGCGGTGGCGGCATGAGTCCCTCGTTCCCCGGCGAGACCAGCGACGACGGCGACGACGACGAAGGACCGCAGGCTCCGTTCTAA
- a CDS encoding DUF7130 family rubredoxin-like protein — MSGHGEQPAEDDGDTKAVEDALEVSFGQTVYDEDGNELGNVRGLENGGFFVSTREGVESMSIEHARSGHDFGEAELMWRCTNCGEMGEIDDGIPDECPNCGEPKEALMYWTED; from the coding sequence ATGAGTGGACACGGGGAGCAACCCGCGGAGGACGACGGGGACACGAAAGCGGTCGAAGATGCGCTCGAAGTGAGCTTCGGCCAGACCGTCTACGACGAGGACGGCAACGAACTCGGCAACGTCCGGGGACTGGAGAACGGCGGCTTCTTCGTCTCGACCAGAGAGGGCGTCGAGAGCATGAGCATCGAACACGCCCGCTCGGGCCACGACTTCGGCGAGGCCGAGCTGATGTGGCGGTGTACCAACTGCGGCGAGATGGGCGAGATAGACGACGGCATCCCGGACGAGTGCCCGAACTGCGGCGAGCCGAAAGAGGCGCTGATGTACTGGACTGAGGACTGA
- a CDS encoding DUF5783 family protein: MADFDPEKFEDKYVHYFNELQKAYKNAFNRLNDRYDSELIHAIDQQILNESEPFYEGDGEFRVELPENPVERVQGIVVKDEKVEEMLDIYVEEIETELRRVFGFESESE; this comes from the coding sequence ATGGCCGACTTCGACCCCGAGAAGTTCGAGGACAAGTACGTTCACTACTTCAACGAGTTGCAGAAGGCGTACAAGAACGCGTTCAACCGACTCAACGACCGATACGACTCGGAGCTAATCCACGCAATCGACCAGCAGATCCTCAACGAGAGCGAACCCTTCTACGAGGGCGACGGCGAGTTCCGCGTCGAGTTGCCCGAGAATCCGGTCGAGCGCGTGCAGGGCATCGTCGTCAAAGACGAGAAAGTCGAGGAGATGCTCGACATCTACGTCGAGGAGATAGAGACCGAACTCCGGCGCGTGTTCGGGTTCGAGTCCGAGAGCGAGTAG
- a CDS encoding PPC domain-containing DNA-binding protein — protein sequence MNYREVSGDREFVARLGHGEDWREEIESLAVDEDVDAAWFVAMGAVQDATVWFYDQSELEYREVEFDEPLEVAACVGNISWLDGERFAHTHAVLSRESGQTLAGHLDSATVFAGELYVRTFEEELEREPDEPTDLDLWL from the coding sequence ATGAACTACCGGGAGGTCTCAGGGGACCGCGAGTTCGTCGCTAGACTCGGCCACGGCGAAGACTGGCGCGAGGAGATCGAGTCGCTCGCCGTCGACGAAGACGTAGACGCCGCGTGGTTCGTCGCCATGGGCGCAGTTCAGGACGCGACCGTCTGGTTCTACGACCAGTCGGAACTGGAGTACCGCGAAGTCGAGTTCGACGAACCGCTCGAAGTCGCCGCGTGCGTCGGCAACATCTCGTGGCTGGACGGAGAGCGGTTCGCCCACACCCACGCCGTTCTCTCGCGCGAGAGCGGCCAGACGCTCGCGGGACACCTCGATTCGGCCACCGTCTTCGCCGGGGAACTCTACGTGCGTACCTTCGAGGAGGAACTGGAGCGCGAACCCGACGAACCCACCGACCTCGACCTCTGGCTCTAA
- a CDS encoding sulfatase produces the protein MTDDDAPGNVVFVVMDTVRKSHLSVYGYDRPTTPGLERFADEAAVFEQAVSPAPWTLPVHASLFTGMYPSEHGASQENPYLEGATTLAETLSGAGYDTACYSSNAWITPYTHLTDGFDDQDNFFEVMPGDFLSGPLAKAWKTMNDNETLRKAADYLVSVGNKIHEYTASSEGADSKTPQVIDRTMEFIDDADDDYFAFINLMDAHLPYHPPEEYKQEFAPNVDSTKVCQNSKEYNCGARDISDGEWEAIEGLYDAEIRHIDAQLQRLFSWMQDNGEWEDTMVVVCADHGELHGEHDLYGHEFCIYDPLVNVPLMVKHPEVESGRREDEQVELVDLYHTVLDHAGVEAERSTKPLDRTRSLLDADYRDFAEGEYAFVEYYRPVVELKQLEQKAADANIELDTDSRFYSRMRAARRPDAKYIRNERIADEFYHLDEDPEETDNVRGEGSDEEAELEGALSEFEESVGGEWKEVEDDDVLDDMSDDAKDRLQDLGYID, from the coding sequence ATGACTGACGACGACGCTCCGGGGAACGTCGTGTTCGTGGTCATGGACACGGTTCGCAAGAGCCACCTCTCCGTCTATGGCTACGACCGACCGACGACGCCAGGCTTGGAGCGGTTCGCCGACGAAGCGGCCGTCTTCGAGCAGGCGGTCTCCCCCGCACCGTGGACGCTTCCCGTTCACGCCTCGCTGTTCACGGGCATGTATCCGAGCGAACACGGCGCGAGCCAAGAGAACCCGTATCTGGAGGGCGCGACGACGCTCGCCGAGACGCTCTCGGGCGCGGGCTACGACACCGCCTGCTACTCCTCGAACGCGTGGATTACGCCCTACACCCACCTCACCGACGGATTCGACGACCAGGACAACTTCTTCGAGGTGATGCCCGGCGACTTCCTCTCGGGACCGCTGGCGAAGGCGTGGAAGACGATGAACGACAACGAGACGCTCCGGAAGGCCGCCGACTACCTCGTCAGCGTCGGCAACAAGATTCACGAGTACACGGCGTCGAGCGAGGGCGCGGACTCGAAGACGCCGCAGGTCATCGACCGGACGATGGAGTTCATCGACGACGCCGACGACGACTACTTCGCGTTCATCAACCTGATGGACGCCCACCTCCCGTACCACCCGCCCGAGGAGTACAAGCAGGAGTTCGCGCCGAACGTGGATTCCACGAAGGTCTGCCAGAACTCCAAGGAGTACAACTGCGGCGCGCGCGACATCAGCGACGGCGAGTGGGAGGCCATCGAAGGACTCTACGACGCCGAGATTCGCCACATCGACGCGCAACTCCAGCGCCTGTTCTCGTGGATGCAGGACAACGGCGAGTGGGAGGACACGATGGTCGTCGTCTGCGCCGACCACGGCGAACTCCACGGCGAACACGACCTGTACGGCCACGAGTTCTGCATCTACGACCCGCTGGTGAACGTCCCGCTGATGGTCAAACACCCCGAGGTGGAGTCGGGCCGCCGCGAGGACGAGCAGGTCGAACTCGTGGACCTCTATCACACCGTGCTGGACCACGCCGGCGTCGAGGCAGAGCGCTCGACCAAGCCGCTCGACCGGACGCGCTCGCTCCTCGACGCCGATTATCGCGACTTCGCCGAGGGAGAGTACGCCTTCGTGGAGTACTATCGGCCGGTCGTGGAGCTGAAGCAGCTGGAGCAGAAGGCCGCCGACGCGAACATCGAGTTGGACACCGACTCGCGATTCTACTCGCGGATGCGGGCCGCGCGTCGCCCCGACGCCAAGTACATCCGCAACGAGCGCATCGCCGACGAGTTCTACCACCTCGACGAGGACCCCGAAGAGACGGACAACGTGCGCGGGGAGGGAAGCGACGAGGAGGCCGAACTCGAAGGCGCGCTCTCGGAGTTCGAGGAGAGCGTCGGCGGCGAGTGGAAGGAAGTCGAGGACGACGACGTGCTGGACGACATGAGCGACGACGCGAAGGACCGGCTACAGGACCTCGGGTACATCGACTGA
- a CDS encoding lysylphosphatidylglycerol synthase transmembrane domain-containing protein, with protein MNGAQLRTTILGFLGTFAILGLLLYLVGVEGFVQELRHADTELVALIVVVTLGWLAAWGFGLRTVLDVLGVDVSFLKSFFILNGAMFSNNITPFGQAGGEPVTALLISKVADTEYERGLAAIASVDSLNFVPSIVLALGGAGFYATQTDFGRRLRLATMVIVVLSVAVPVAGIFGWRNRDALRRAIARLLAPILRFVTRVAPVDVALSRETLEARVGEFFESIERVATNRRGLTLALAASTAGWVCQMVALWLAFAAIGSPIPFSVLLFVVPVGAIAGITPLPGGAGGIELVLVGLLASLPGAGVESGTALAAVAIFRGAIYWVPITIGGSVVSIVGVDSV; from the coding sequence ATGAACGGTGCGCAGTTGCGAACGACGATTCTCGGGTTTCTCGGGACGTTTGCGATTCTCGGGCTCCTCCTCTATCTGGTCGGCGTCGAGGGGTTCGTCCAGGAGCTTCGACATGCCGACACCGAGCTAGTGGCGCTCATCGTCGTGGTCACGCTCGGCTGGCTCGCAGCGTGGGGATTCGGTCTCCGAACGGTTCTCGACGTCCTCGGGGTGGACGTCTCGTTCCTCAAGTCCTTCTTCATCCTGAACGGCGCGATGTTCTCGAACAACATCACGCCCTTCGGACAGGCCGGCGGCGAGCCGGTGACGGCCCTGCTCATCTCGAAGGTCGCGGACACCGAGTACGAGCGCGGACTCGCGGCCATCGCCAGCGTCGATTCGCTCAACTTCGTGCCCTCCATCGTGCTGGCGCTCGGCGGTGCGGGCTTCTACGCCACCCAGACCGACTTCGGTCGCCGCCTCCGACTCGCCACGATGGTCATCGTCGTCCTCTCTGTCGCCGTCCCCGTCGCCGGCATCTTCGGCTGGCGCAACCGCGACGCGCTCCGGCGCGCCATCGCGCGGCTCCTCGCGCCGATACTCCGGTTCGTCACGCGCGTCGCGCCCGTGGACGTGGCGCTCAGCCGCGAGACGCTCGAAGCGCGCGTCGGCGAGTTCTTCGAGTCGATAGAGCGCGTGGCGACCAACCGACGCGGCCTGACGCTCGCGCTCGCGGCCTCGACCGCCGGCTGGGTGTGCCAGATGGTCGCGCTCTGGCTGGCGTTCGCGGCCATCGGCTCGCCGATTCCGTTCTCGGTCCTCCTGTTCGTCGTTCCCGTCGGCGCTATCGCGGGCATCACGCCGCTGCCGGGCGGTGCGGGCGGCATCGAACTGGTGTTAGTCGGCCTGCTGGCGAGTCTCCCCGGTGCGGGGGTCGAGTCCGGCACCGCGCTCGCCGCGGTCGCCATCTTCCGCGGAGCTATCTACTGGGTGCCCATCACCATCGGCGGCAGCGTCGTGAGCATCGTCGGCGTCGATTCGGTGTGA